The DNA region AATTAATCGAGATGATCACTTACGGATCCCACTCATCTCCAGCATTAGACTTTTGACCAAACCACGGTGCTTGAATGCATGGAAACCTCCGACTGGCTATCCTTGTTGGCTGCAGTAATCTCACTTTGGGCGCTTTATCTCGGAATTCGTGCCGAGAGACGTTCAAAAAAATCGAAGGTGCGCAGAAGATTGGACAACTCCAGCTGACTCTTTTAAATACTCATCTAAAGCTGGAGTTACAGCTTGGACGGTATAGGGAGGCTTTGTCCCGCGCGCATTCGGGGAGTGATGAAGAAGCCACATGGAAGAGGGTCATTGCCAAAGCGTCGGCGCTGGTCGCCGAACTGGAGTCACAGTCCAATAGTCTGTTCGGTGCGACTGTCATAGACGAAGTGGGAATGGAGCAGGCGCTTGCCACTGCAAAGTTGGCGGAACGAACCGCCGAGCACATCGAAAGTCTGCTAGTCCAGATTCCGGCGGCCTAACAAATCGTTGCAACGCCATAACCCATAAAGTGCTCACTTCAGACGCCGGCGGGCGGCCTACTGAACTCGGGCGTCAGCATGGCATAGCAGGATGGACGCATAGCAGCACAGCTTCCGCTCTCTGTGAACCGCGACCTCGTTTTATTAATAGCATTCCGGAAATCCCCGTCATGACTCACGCCTACGTCGTTGGACAGATCACCGTTAAAGACCCCCTGAAATGGGTCGCGTACCGGGACCAGGTGCCCGGCACCTTGCAGCCCTGGGGTGCCGAGCTGGTGTTTCGGGGCCGGCAGCGGGCGGCCCTGGCCGGCGTCAACCCGCATGCAGACATCGTGGTCATACGTTTCCCCAACCTTGCTGCGGCCGACGGGTGGTTCAGGTCCGAGGCCTACCA from Gemmatimonadaceae bacterium includes:
- a CDS encoding DUF1330 domain-containing protein, which translates into the protein MTHAYVVGQITVKDPLKWVAYRDQVPGTLQPWGAELVFRGRQRAALAGVNPHADIVVIRFPNLAAADGWFRSEAYQALIPLREQAADVMLTSYET